In a single window of the Anaerocolumna cellulosilytica genome:
- a CDS encoding hydrogenase maturation nickel metallochaperone HypA gives MHELGVINSMVHTIEGIIKEQNLTKVHKLVIEVGELSGIVPRYLEQCFPAATYKTFMEKTELELIIIPGIVKCKSCGRVFNAVYSDLSCPDCKSFDMEILEGNDMIIKQIECS, from the coding sequence ATGCACGAACTTGGTGTAATAAATTCAATGGTTCATACCATTGAGGGAATTATAAAAGAACAGAATCTGACCAAAGTACATAAGCTGGTTATAGAAGTAGGTGAACTCTCAGGCATTGTACCGCGATATCTGGAACAATGTTTTCCGGCTGCAACCTATAAAACCTTTATGGAGAAAACTGAGCTTGAACTTATTATTATACCGGGCATTGTGAAATGCAAAAGCTGCGGACGGGTATTTAATGCAGTATACAGTGATTTAAGCTGTCCGGATTGCAAAAGTTTTGACATGGAGATTTTAGAGGGGAATGATATGATTATTAAACAAATTGAATGTAGTTAA
- a CDS encoding (2Fe-2S)-binding protein codes for MSDTNQEVLDKYTKVCICRAISRYTIKKTIEKCAETQGVVTLEKVQKATLAGSGSCGGRRCTPKIIELLEEYQREKEQDS; via the coding sequence ATGTCAGATACGAATCAAGAGGTACTCGATAAATATACAAAAGTCTGCATATGCAGAGCAATCAGCAGGTATACCATAAAAAAAACAATTGAAAAGTGTGCGGAAACACAAGGTGTAGTCACCTTAGAAAAGGTGCAGAAGGCGACTTTGGCCGGTAGTGGCAGTTGTGGTGGACGGCGTTGCACACCAAAAATCATTGAATTGCTTGAAGAATATCAAAGGGAGAAAGAGCAGGATTCTTAG
- the tnpA gene encoding IS200/IS605 family transposase, producing the protein MDKNRLSHTTWECKYHIVFAPKFRRQIIYGNIKADVANILSTLCKRKGVEIIEAECCRDHIHMLVRIPPNISVSEFMGYLKGKSSLMIFDRHANLKYKYGNRKFWCRGYFVDTVGKNAKKIEAYIRNQLMDDQAEEQLTLKEYIDPFTGEPVIKGK; encoded by the coding sequence ATGGATAAGAACAGATTATCACATACAACATGGGAATGCAAATATCATATTGTGTTTGCACCCAAATTTAGAAGGCAGATAATTTATGGAAACATTAAAGCAGATGTGGCAAACATTTTGAGTACACTATGTAAAAGAAAAGGCGTAGAAATAATCGAGGCAGAGTGTTGTCGAGATCATATACACATGCTGGTGAGAATACCCCCCAACATTAGTGTGTCAGAATTTATGGGATACTTAAAGGGAAAAAGCTCGCTAATGATATTCGATAGACATGCAAATTTAAAATATAAGTATGGAAATCGAAAATTTTGGTGTAGAGGGTATTTTGTAGACACTGTAGGAAAAAATGCAAAGAAAATAGAGGCATATATCCGAAATCAGCTCATGGACGATCAAGCAGAAGAGCAACTAACACTAAAAGAGTATATCGACCCGTTTACGGGTGAGCCAGTAATTAAAGGCAAATAA
- a CDS encoding LysR family transcriptional regulator: MNLEWLQSYIVIVEEKSITKAAERLNISQPALSKQLKGLESEYNILLLNRTTKGIEVTKAGFHLYNQAKSLIQQSNLIKLELQEMNESHKMTIGCLPSIATSYLPNFNLKNHCVFIQNYSKALIHSLENNQVNISLIDNYFYDGSLVKKDLFSEKYVALIPKKYNLGQLNELSWKIIEEYPLILHSSPCDTYSKIKSHAYNNTINLNITKYVPFGDFLYGYVLSGEGMTIVPQLISQNLRHLDIDLIPVEDLELTISAVAKTNKILNSFLDLIQDEVIK, encoded by the coding sequence ATGAATCTAGAATGGTTACAGTCTTATATCGTTATAGTTGAGGAAAAGAGTATTACAAAAGCTGCCGAAAGATTGAACATTTCGCAACCAGCCCTTAGCAAACAATTGAAAGGCTTAGAATCTGAATATAATATTTTACTACTAAATAGAACAACCAAAGGAATAGAAGTAACAAAAGCAGGATTTCATCTATATAATCAAGCAAAAAGTCTTATTCAGCAATCAAATTTAATCAAGCTAGAATTACAAGAAATGAATGAATCACATAAAATGACCATAGGTTGTTTGCCTAGTATTGCCACATCATACTTACCAAATTTTAATTTGAAAAATCATTGTGTCTTTATTCAAAATTATTCTAAAGCTTTAATTCATTCATTAGAGAACAATCAAGTCAATATTAGCTTGATAGACAATTACTTTTATGATGGTTCGCTAGTTAAAAAAGACCTTTTTTCAGAAAAATATGTAGCACTTATTCCTAAAAAATATAATTTAGGTCAATTGAATGAATTGAGTTGGAAAATAATTGAGGAATATCCGCTAATTTTACACAGTTCTCCTTGTGATACTTACAGTAAGATTAAATCACATGCTTACAATAATACTATTAATTTAAATATTACTAAATATGTCCCTTTTGGTGATTTTCTGTATGGATATGTTCTTTCGGGAGAAGGTATGACAATAGTACCGCAACTGATTTCTCAAAATTTAAGACATTTAGATATCGATTTAATTCCTGTTGAGGACTTAGAACTAACTATAAGTGCTGTAGCGAAAACAAATAAAATATTAAATTCTTTTTTAGATTTAATACAAGATGAGGTAATTAAATAA
- a CDS encoding MBL fold metallo-hydrolase gives MKKIIVLDIKFTFGETEDIIHPVVLKDDTNMVLIDCGYTGYLMAIERVMEENGLSCKDLTHIVITHQDHDHMGSLLQLKSKYTQVKVVAGKEEAPYISGRLKSLRLQQAEALQPYLPKEQKESGEAFLKILKKVETAEVDIEVQDGDFFNWCGGCTIIGTPGHTPGHISIYMQEEQILIAGDAATIENGELVIANPQFTLNLDKAKESLQKLKTYGAKEIICYHGGIFTS, from the coding sequence ATGAAAAAAATAATAGTTTTAGATATAAAGTTTACATTTGGTGAAACAGAGGATATTATTCATCCGGTCGTATTAAAAGATGATACAAATATGGTGTTAATTGATTGTGGTTATACAGGATATCTTATGGCAATTGAACGAGTGATGGAGGAAAACGGACTATCCTGTAAGGATTTAACGCATATTGTAATTACGCATCAAGATCATGATCACATGGGTTCGTTACTGCAACTTAAAAGTAAGTACACGCAGGTAAAAGTCGTTGCAGGAAAAGAAGAGGCACCTTATATTTCTGGAAGATTAAAATCTCTCCGGTTACAACAGGCAGAAGCCCTACAGCCTTATTTGCCCAAGGAACAAAAGGAATCCGGTGAAGCCTTTCTAAAGATATTAAAAAAGGTTGAGACGGCTGAAGTAGACATAGAAGTACAGGATGGGGACTTTTTTAATTGGTGCGGTGGGTGCACTATTATTGGTACTCCGGGACATACACCGGGGCATATATCAATCTATATGCAGGAAGAGCAGATACTAATTGCAGGTGATGCGGCAACGATAGAAAATGGAGAACTGGTAATTGCTAATCCCCAGTTTACGCTTAATTTGGACAAAGCAAAAGAATCTTTGCAAAAGCTTAAGACATATGGAGCAAAAGAAATCATATGTTATCATGGTGGTATTTTTACATCATAA
- a CDS encoding 6-phospho-beta-glucosidase, translated as MSLPQNFLWGGATAANQFEGGVFEGGKGLSTADVITAGSHTVARQITFTTKEGEKGAQGIMPAKDLPEGAVYGVQEGQYYPSHEGIDFYHRYKEDIALFAEMGFKCFRLSINWARLFPVGDETTPSEEGLAFYDNVFDELRRYNIEPVVTISHYETPLGLVNKYGGWSDRRCIDFFVNYCNTLFTRYKGKVKYWMTFNEINMMGFIPFFAGGVTKADANTQAQAVHHQFVASAKAVKLGHEIDPENKIGLMIAYGAIYGLTCKPEDQALAMEDTRNRHFYSDVMARGYYPAYKLKEYERLGIKITMDAKDEEILKEGCIDYLGFSYYTSHCVTSEEGEAIGGNFSMGVKNPYIKASDWGWQIDAIGLRIALNTLWERYQKPLFIVENGLGAVDKVEEDGSIQDDYRIEYLKDHVAQMDKAVNEDGVQLIGYTPWGCIDLVSAGTGEMKKRYGFIYVDRDDKGNGTLNRSRKKSFHWYKKVIESNGTEL; from the coding sequence ATGAGTTTACCTCAAAATTTTTTATGGGGCGGAGCTACCGCTGCCAATCAGTTTGAAGGAGGGGTTTTTGAAGGCGGAAAAGGATTGAGTACTGCGGATGTTATAACAGCAGGAAGCCATACCGTAGCCAGACAAATTACCTTTACAACAAAAGAAGGTGAAAAAGGTGCCCAGGGCATTATGCCTGCTAAAGATTTACCGGAAGGCGCGGTTTATGGCGTGCAGGAAGGGCAGTATTACCCCAGTCATGAAGGGATTGATTTTTATCACCGTTACAAAGAAGACATTGCGTTGTTTGCCGAAATGGGCTTTAAATGCTTCCGTCTGTCTATCAACTGGGCCAGATTGTTTCCTGTTGGAGATGAGACAACACCAAGTGAAGAAGGACTTGCATTTTATGACAACGTTTTTGATGAATTAAGAAGATATAACATAGAACCGGTAGTTACCATTTCACATTACGAAACTCCGTTGGGACTTGTGAATAAATATGGTGGCTGGTCAGACAGAAGATGTATTGACTTTTTTGTGAATTACTGTAATACATTATTCACTCGTTATAAGGGAAAAGTAAAATACTGGATGACCTTTAATGAGATTAATATGATGGGATTCATTCCTTTCTTTGCAGGGGGGGTCACAAAAGCCGATGCTAATACCCAGGCGCAGGCAGTTCATCATCAATTTGTAGCCAGTGCAAAGGCTGTAAAACTTGGACATGAAATTGATCCCGAGAATAAAATTGGTTTAATGATAGCATATGGCGCTATCTATGGCTTAACCTGTAAACCGGAAGACCAGGCTTTGGCTATGGAGGATACCAGAAACCGCCATTTCTATTCTGATGTAATGGCAAGAGGATACTACCCTGCGTATAAATTAAAAGAGTATGAGCGACTGGGTATTAAGATTACTATGGATGCTAAAGATGAGGAAATCTTAAAAGAAGGCTGTATTGATTATCTTGGGTTCTCCTATTATACCTCTCATTGTGTGACCTCAGAAGAAGGGGAAGCAATAGGGGGCAACTTCTCCATGGGTGTTAAGAATCCATATATCAAAGCCAGTGACTGGGGCTGGCAAATCGATGCCATCGGCCTTAGAATTGCCCTGAATACCTTATGGGAACGTTATCAGAAACCGTTATTTATTGTTGAAAACGGTCTTGGCGCAGTGGACAAAGTAGAGGAAGACGGAAGTATTCAGGATGATTATAGAATTGAATATTTAAAAGATCATGTAGCACAGATGGATAAAGCAGTAAATGAGGATGGTGTTCAATTAATAGGATATACACCTTGGGGATGTATTGACTTAGTTTCTGCCGGAACAGGCGAAATGAAGAAGCGTTATGGCTTCATTTATGTGGATAGAGATGATAAAGGAAATGGCACGCTTAACCGCTCAAGAAAAAAATCCTTCCACTGGTATAAAAAAGTAATTGAAAGCAACGGTACAGAGCTATAG
- a CDS encoding S8 family serine peptidase: protein MNKGRVRKIITVLLLIVMSFNTVAAALAESNQSSPISSVKEELRTESMHKIDANFTDSVSEGEYAEAIVYLKSQVDSMGVANEAKSQLSSLLTPYKSKIEVRKEVIGALKDTAEDTQQKLIKYLDQEEEKGTLTEYKPYYIINAIYVKATKEVIENISYMTEVEKIYENKIVKIDEPKVNAGEIQANADGVEWNIERIRANEVWGLGIDGTGVVVGIIDTGATWNHPALRTKWRGYNPNDPSNPSPAGNWYDPINGSTLPADEASIPHGTHVLGTILGQEPDGSNKIGAAPGATWIAAKAFTPTGGSDSNILAAAEWMLAPGGDPAAAPDIINNSWGGASGLDEWFKPMVTAWRAAGIIPVFSSGNERNAPAPPASVSAPANYPESFAVGALDINNKRGDFSRRGPGPYGNFKPDVIAPGVNIRSSVPGGYEGGWDGTSMSAPAVSGTMALILSANNSLSIEEVETLLKETAVPLEDSDDSGYPNHGYGYGLIDAFEAVSRIAGGTGIIEGKVLVEGEDLENPVILHNQEVFETYSGSGIQIKAEISDDVSVIDTELLAKSTGKSYWVTLPLTKVSGNYKSGVYSGTITDDIIGQSGFSYKIKARDYDGNVVTTEEYKVAIKFGAVPDEYATDFESYPIGWKLGGDWQWGEPATGIGPTPLSGTKLLATNLSGNYSGSGDYALVSVPIDLRNTNLEFAQFRVNHWFDFENNRDKGTIFVTKDFGETWTQVGPAYTGTQNVWKEVVINLNSYIGSPNPVFIAFRVTTDSSVQKAGWYLNDAKLIATDTQAPAVPTNLSGKIVFSTVALKWNAAPDNDIYGYKIYRSDAADGEYTVVGETSGTTYGDSDITSDSTYYYKVATVDFAGNESALTAPLRVKVGTLGAYVYLADFENDNGNFTTGGTNNSWEWGVPKSGPGAALYGEKVWATSLAGNYLNSSNAYIESPEIQLPADENSVLTVGQWYEIENKYDKGYIQIAQKTGDSWSAWADIAPGGFFTGEGKNWNDLEIPLAASYTGKTIKIRFLLTSDGSVVKTGWYIDYVLIDTAKEDTQKIGLADRKTSKNELNSTDSKKETEVKDFQLTLNANETVELTKYETVSDEAIRSISSVTTGLPVDAVVTVLETGRSVKTSPADGRYKLKHAVNEDEGTWTLRAEAYGFYPSEATVHLEEDKTVRKNFVLQEIPKGIITGKVVDRYSGEPASFAAIRVKEDSKIPVATANENGEFTITDVYEGTYTLKVIADGFEPGEVSVIVAGGEASKVDIPLKRFVGYEEEIVYDDGTGENALVLNAVGNGLAIRVTPAQYGKVKGANIFFWGSDWPNPGGNQIGITLYDTDDNGNPVKLNVQPKIVEIVRGEWNYIDLSEFGFSTARDFFIATYQTGVGTASPGTGIDEASPYGDRSYLYAGDTFKSLADEDTEGGLMIRARMEYSVDTPDITNLKEVNYTNKDAILVEGKVTADGKVNLYTNGVKVDEVNSVNKTFRKEITLTEDRSIITATSELNGKETEPSVGKLVIKDKVAPHLTITSPADGLVTKDRVVDIVGTVQDDYFDRVEINDEKVEVVDGSFVLEKIVRKGENVFTVKAFDLAGNVTEETVRVILKSDLPFIMDLQPVEDISVTPGETVTVSFRSEPEGKGAFRVVLPSGSLVQADNAIVMEEVEAGFYVGTWVAPEAVITGLAIEAEFTDKAGNKVSAVAEGKINVVAEQTIRELTPSQDITLSGGEVLTISFRSKEGGEAAYRLVYPGFNVTKVAAVSMAEVTPGYYVSTWIAPANTKISGLVVEVIYTDAAGNKTTATAEGIVNVVETETDNKNTIKADIVEKVILPNKLDTTETPIIPIVPIEPKVTK from the coding sequence ATGAATAAGGGAAGAGTAAGAAAGATAATAACTGTATTATTACTAATTGTCATGAGTTTCAATACAGTAGCCGCCGCTCTTGCAGAAAGTAACCAGTCGAGTCCGATTTCTTCTGTTAAGGAAGAACTTCGTACAGAATCAATGCACAAAATTGATGCTAATTTTACCGATTCTGTCTCTGAGGGTGAATATGCGGAAGCAATCGTTTATTTAAAGAGTCAGGTTGACAGTATGGGTGTTGCAAACGAGGCTAAAAGCCAATTATCTTCTTTGCTGACACCATATAAAAGCAAGATAGAAGTTAGAAAAGAGGTCATCGGTGCCTTAAAAGATACTGCAGAGGATACGCAGCAAAAGCTGATTAAGTACCTTGACCAGGAAGAAGAAAAGGGTACTCTTACTGAGTATAAGCCATATTACATAATTAATGCAATCTACGTAAAAGCAACCAAGGAAGTAATTGAGAATATTTCCTACATGACTGAAGTAGAAAAAATCTATGAAAACAAAATCGTAAAAATAGACGAGCCTAAAGTGAATGCAGGAGAAATTCAGGCAAATGCAGATGGCGTAGAATGGAATATAGAGAGAATCAGGGCAAATGAAGTTTGGGGTCTAGGAATAGACGGAACAGGTGTTGTGGTAGGTATTATTGATACCGGAGCTACTTGGAACCATCCTGCACTCAGAACAAAATGGAGGGGATACAATCCCAATGATCCTAGTAATCCAAGTCCTGCGGGAAACTGGTACGACCCCATTAACGGAAGTACATTGCCGGCAGATGAAGCAAGTATTCCTCATGGAACCCATGTACTGGGAACTATTTTAGGACAAGAGCCCGATGGAAGTAATAAGATAGGAGCAGCCCCCGGTGCTACATGGATTGCAGCAAAGGCCTTTACACCTACGGGTGGTTCCGATAGCAATATCTTAGCAGCAGCAGAGTGGATGCTTGCACCAGGCGGAGACCCGGCAGCAGCTCCGGACATTATAAACAATTCGTGGGGTGGTGCTTCCGGTCTTGACGAGTGGTTTAAACCTATGGTAACGGCTTGGAGAGCTGCGGGAATTATTCCGGTATTTTCATCAGGAAATGAACGTAATGCACCTGCCCCCCCGGCATCAGTAAGTGCTCCTGCCAATTATCCTGAAAGCTTTGCAGTAGGAGCATTAGATATTAATAATAAAAGAGGCGATTTCTCCAGAAGAGGACCGGGACCTTATGGAAATTTTAAACCAGATGTAATTGCTCCGGGTGTTAATATCCGCTCCTCTGTTCCGGGAGGCTATGAAGGCGGCTGGGATGGAACAAGCATGTCAGCTCCTGCGGTTTCAGGAACCATGGCATTAATCTTATCCGCTAACAATTCTCTTTCTATAGAAGAAGTAGAAACCTTGCTAAAGGAGACTGCCGTGCCTTTGGAAGACTCAGATGATTCCGGTTACCCGAATCATGGCTATGGCTACGGGCTTATAGATGCTTTTGAAGCAGTTTCAAGAATAGCAGGCGGTACCGGAATCATTGAAGGAAAGGTTCTAGTAGAAGGAGAAGATTTAGAAAATCCAGTAATACTTCATAACCAGGAAGTATTTGAAACCTATTCCGGTTCAGGAATACAGATTAAGGCAGAAATTTCAGATGATGTCTCAGTAATTGATACTGAGTTATTAGCAAAATCAACCGGTAAGTCATATTGGGTTACCTTGCCCCTTACAAAGGTTTCTGGTAACTATAAATCCGGAGTATATTCCGGTACCATAACCGATGATATAATTGGGCAGTCCGGATTCTCCTATAAAATAAAAGCAAGGGATTACGATGGAAACGTTGTAACTACGGAGGAATACAAAGTAGCAATTAAGTTTGGAGCCGTACCGGATGAATATGCAACGGATTTTGAAAGCTATCCCATAGGTTGGAAATTAGGAGGTGACTGGCAGTGGGGTGAGCCCGCAACCGGTATCGGACCAACACCTCTTAGCGGTACAAAGTTGCTGGCAACCAACCTTAGTGGTAACTACTCCGGCAGCGGGGATTATGCATTAGTATCCGTACCAATTGATTTAAGAAATACAAATCTTGAATTTGCCCAATTCAGGGTAAATCATTGGTTTGACTTCGAAAATAACAGGGACAAAGGAACCATATTTGTAACAAAGGATTTTGGTGAAACTTGGACACAGGTAGGACCTGCTTATACCGGTACGCAGAATGTATGGAAGGAAGTAGTGATTAACTTAAATTCCTATATCGGTTCACCAAACCCGGTATTTATTGCCTTCCGGGTAACCACTGACAGTTCCGTTCAAAAGGCGGGCTGGTATCTTAATGATGCAAAACTGATAGCAACGGATACCCAGGCACCGGCAGTACCAACTAATTTAAGTGGTAAGATAGTATTTAGTACAGTTGCCCTAAAGTGGAATGCAGCACCGGACAATGATATTTATGGATATAAAATTTATCGTTCCGATGCAGCAGATGGTGAATATACAGTAGTGGGAGAAACTTCCGGTACAACCTATGGAGACAGTGATATTACCTCCGACAGCACTTACTATTATAAAGTTGCTACTGTTGATTTTGCCGGAAATGAAAGTGCCTTAACAGCACCGCTTCGTGTAAAAGTGGGAACTCTGGGAGCTTATGTATATCTGGCTGACTTTGAGAATGACAACGGCAACTTCACAACGGGCGGTACGAACAATTCCTGGGAATGGGGAGTACCTAAATCCGGCCCGGGAGCTGCCTTATATGGCGAAAAAGTATGGGCAACAAGTCTTGCAGGAAATTATCTAAATAGCAGTAATGCCTATATTGAATCTCCTGAAATACAGTTACCGGCTGATGAAAATAGTGTGTTGACAGTTGGGCAATGGTATGAAATAGAGAATAAATATGATAAAGGTTATATTCAGATAGCACAGAAGACTGGTGATAGTTGGTCAGCTTGGGCTGATATTGCCCCCGGAGGATTTTTTACAGGAGAAGGTAAAAACTGGAATGACTTAGAGATTCCTTTGGCCGCTTCTTATACCGGAAAGACCATAAAAATCAGATTTTTACTAACTTCTGATGGTTCTGTTGTTAAAACCGGCTGGTATATCGATTATGTATTAATTGATACAGCAAAAGAGGATACACAAAAAATTGGTTTAGCAGATAGAAAAACAAGTAAAAATGAACTTAATTCTACAGATAGCAAGAAAGAAACAGAAGTAAAAGATTTTCAGCTTACTTTAAACGCAAACGAAACAGTTGAACTTACAAAATATGAAACAGTAAGCGATGAGGCTATTAGGTCTATTTCTTCCGTTACTACAGGGCTGCCAGTTGATGCGGTTGTTACGGTTCTTGAAACCGGACGAAGCGTAAAAACGAGCCCGGCAGATGGCAGATATAAATTAAAACATGCCGTAAATGAAGATGAAGGAACCTGGACCTTAAGAGCAGAAGCCTATGGTTTTTATCCGTCAGAAGCAACGGTTCATTTAGAAGAAGATAAAACCGTCAGAAAGAACTTTGTCTTACAGGAGATACCAAAAGGCATAATCACAGGAAAGGTTGTAGACAGATATTCCGGTGAACCTGCGTCATTTGCAGCTATCCGGGTAAAAGAAGATTCTAAAATTCCGGTTGCTACTGCGAATGAAAACGGTGAATTTACAATAACTGATGTTTATGAGGGAACCTATACCCTTAAAGTGATTGCAGATGGATTTGAACCGGGTGAAGTAAGCGTTATTGTAGCAGGAGGGGAGGCTTCCAAGGTTGATATACCTCTAAAGAGATTCGTAGGCTATGAGGAAGAAATCGTTTATGATGACGGAACCGGAGAAAACGCTCTTGTACTGAATGCTGTCGGTAATGGGCTGGCAATTCGGGTAACACCTGCACAATATGGCAAAGTAAAAGGTGCGAATATATTCTTCTGGGGAAGTGATTGGCCAAACCCCGGCGGAAATCAAATCGGCATTACACTGTATGATACGGATGATAATGGAAATCCTGTAAAATTGAACGTTCAGCCTAAGATTGTTGAGATTGTCAGAGGAGAATGGAATTATATTGATTTATCAGAATTTGGTTTTTCTACTGCCAGAGATTTCTTCATTGCAACTTATCAGACAGGAGTAGGAACTGCTTCACCGGGAACCGGAATTGACGAAGCGTCACCTTATGGGGACAGATCCTATCTGTATGCCGGAGACACCTTCAAATCTCTGGCAGATGAAGATACAGAAGGGGGACTCATGATAAGGGCCAGAATGGAATACTCTGTAGATACCCCCGATATCACTAATTTGAAAGAGGTTAACTACACAAATAAAGATGCTATACTGGTAGAAGGTAAAGTAACAGCGGATGGAAAGGTTAATTTGTATACAAATGGTGTGAAAGTAGATGAAGTAAATTCTGTGAATAAAACCTTCCGTAAAGAGATTACACTGACGGAAGATAGAAGTATAATAACAGCAACTTCAGAATTAAATGGGAAAGAAACAGAACCCTCTGTCGGAAAGCTGGTAATTAAAGATAAGGTTGCACCGCATTTGACGATAACCAGTCCGGCTGACGGTTTGGTAACAAAGGACAGAGTAGTAGATATTGTTGGAACGGTACAAGACGATTACTTTGATAGAGTGGAAATTAACGATGAAAAAGTGGAAGTCGTTGATGGATCCTTTGTATTAGAAAAGATTGTACGTAAAGGTGAAAACGTATTTACAGTAAAAGCATTTGACTTGGCAGGTAATGTGACAGAAGAGACCGTTCGTGTTATCCTTAAAAGTGATTTGCCGTTTATTATGGATCTACAGCCGGTAGAAGATATCTCTGTAACACCGGGTGAAACTGTAACAGTCAGCTTTAGAAGTGAACCGGAAGGAAAGGGAGCATTTAGAGTGGTGCTTCCAAGCGGAAGCTTAGTTCAGGCAGATAATGCAATTGTTATGGAAGAAGTAGAAGCTGGTTTCTATGTAGGTACATGGGTTGCGCCGGAAGCTGTTATCACCGGACTTGCTATTGAAGCAGAATTTACAGATAAAGCAGGCAATAAGGTGAGTGCTGTGGCAGAAGGTAAAATCAATGTTGTAGCAGAACAGACAATTAGAGAGCTGACACCTTCACAGGATATTACCTTAAGCGGTGGAGAAGTATTAACCATAAGTTTTAGAAGTAAAGAAGGGGGAGAAGCTGCTTACAGGTTGGTTTACCCTGGATTTAACGTAACAAAAGTAGCTGCTGTTTCCATGGCAGAGGTTACCCCTGGGTATTATGTTAGTACCTGGATAGCTCCGGCTAACACAAAAATCAGTGGTTTGGTAGTGGAAGTGATTTATACCGATGCTGCTGGAAATAAGACTACGGCAACTGCTGAAGGAATTGTAAATGTTGTTGAGACGGAAACTGATAATAAAAATACGATAAAAGCAGATATTGTAGAAAAAGTTATTCTGCCGAATAAGCTGGACACCACAGAAACCCCCATTATACCAATTGTTCCTATCGAGCCTAAAGTAACAAAATAA
- a CDS encoding zinc-binding dehydrogenase — MKAVIFEGGNKELVYKDVPIGIPKADEVKIKLKTAGLNRRDLFIISDSSNTDKPCVLGSDGAGIIVDLGENVTNFNLNDEVIINPSLRWKSKKAAPDVPEILGSPTDGTFAEYVIVPKENLTLKPSFLTWEEAGVLSLSALTAYRALFTKGALQKGQHLLIPGIGGGVATFALMFAKSIGAKVTVTSRDTDKLEKAKKIGADCLLNTNDDWKATLEECKVDLILDSIGTATFSKYFDVLKPNGTVVNFGQSSGADINLSLKELFFSQFNILGTSMGSKEEFDEMIQLISKHKIKPIIDQKYLLRDYRKALARMSDGLQFGNIILDIDL, encoded by the coding sequence ATGAAAGCAGTAATTTTTGAGGGTGGAAATAAGGAACTCGTTTACAAGGATGTACCAATTGGTATTCCTAAGGCAGATGAGGTAAAAATCAAACTAAAAACTGCAGGTTTGAATCGACGTGATTTATTCATAATTAGTGATTCATCTAATACCGATAAACCATGTGTTCTCGGATCAGATGGAGCGGGTATTATTGTTGATTTAGGCGAAAATGTGACAAATTTTAATCTGAACGATGAGGTAATTATTAATCCTAGCTTGAGGTGGAAATCAAAAAAAGCAGCACCCGATGTACCAGAAATTTTGGGTTCACCTACTGATGGGACTTTTGCAGAATATGTGATTGTTCCCAAAGAAAACTTAACTCTAAAACCCAGTTTTTTAACTTGGGAAGAAGCAGGTGTATTATCATTATCTGCATTAACTGCTTATAGAGCATTGTTTACAAAAGGTGCTTTACAAAAAGGACAACATTTACTCATACCTGGAATTGGGGGCGGTGTAGCAACGTTTGCTTTAATGTTTGCCAAATCTATTGGAGCTAAAGTTACAGTTACTTCTAGGGATACAGATAAGTTAGAGAAAGCAAAAAAAATAGGAGCAGACTGTTTATTAAATACAAACGATGATTGGAAGGCGACTTTAGAGGAATGTAAAGTAGATTTGATTTTAGATAGTATTGGTACAGCAACTTTCTCTAAATATTTTGATGTTTTAAAACCAAATGGAACCGTTGTAAACTTCGGTCAAAGTTCTGGGGCAGATATTAATTTATCACTAAAAGAACTCTTTTTTTCACAATTTAATATCTTAGGTACTTCAATGGGAAGTAAAGAAGAGTTTGACGAAATGATTCAATTGATTTCGAAGCATAAAATCAAGCCTATTATTGACCAGAAATATTTGTTGCGTGATTATCGAAAAGCACTTGCTCGAATGTCAGATGGTTTACAATTTGGAAATATTATTTTAGATATTGATTTATAA